From the genome of Thermogutta terrifontis, one region includes:
- the trpB gene encoding tryptophan synthase subunit beta has translation MEQTAHSLSKVPDARGRFGPFGGRYVPETLIAALDQLWAEYQRATQDPTFHAELEHLYRHYVGRPSPLYYAERLSEFCGGARIYLKREDLNHTGAHKINNSLGQALLTVRMGKRRVIAETGAGQHGVATATACARFGLECVIYMGEEDMRRQRPNVFNMRLLGAQVVPVTSGSRTLRDAINEALRDWMSSVETTHYCLGSVTGPHPFPQIVRDFQSVIGKETRSQCLEQFGRLPDWIVACVGGGSNSAGMFYPFIDDDVKLLGVEAGGRSSRLGDHASTLCYGRPGILHGTYSYVLQDEDGQTADVHSISAGLDYPGVGPEHSYWKETGRVTYTNVSDRQALEAFQTLARLEGILPALESAHALAKAMELAPTLGRDQVIVVCLSGRGDKDTQEVARLLGHDFA, from the coding sequence ATGGAGCAGACTGCCCATTCGCTCTCAAAGGTTCCTGATGCCCGTGGCCGATTTGGACCATTTGGCGGACGTTACGTGCCGGAAACCCTGATCGCTGCCTTGGACCAGTTATGGGCCGAATATCAGCGAGCCACACAGGACCCCACTTTCCACGCGGAACTTGAACACCTTTACCGCCACTATGTTGGGCGACCGTCCCCGCTGTATTACGCGGAACGACTATCAGAATTCTGCGGCGGCGCGCGGATTTATTTGAAGCGGGAAGACCTCAACCATACTGGTGCGCACAAGATTAATAACTCGCTCGGCCAGGCGCTCCTCACGGTCCGCATGGGAAAGCGACGGGTCATTGCGGAAACCGGGGCAGGTCAGCACGGGGTGGCAACCGCCACGGCATGTGCTCGATTCGGCCTTGAGTGCGTTATCTACATGGGTGAAGAAGACATGCGTCGTCAGCGGCCGAATGTTTTCAACATGCGGCTGCTCGGGGCCCAGGTGGTGCCTGTCACCAGTGGATCACGAACGCTTCGTGACGCAATCAACGAGGCGCTTCGCGACTGGATGAGTTCCGTCGAGACGACACACTACTGCCTCGGATCGGTCACCGGCCCGCATCCTTTTCCACAAATTGTCCGCGATTTTCAATCGGTCATCGGGAAGGAAACCCGCTCACAGTGCCTTGAACAATTCGGGCGACTACCGGACTGGATTGTGGCATGCGTAGGGGGAGGAAGCAACTCCGCCGGCATGTTTTATCCGTTCATTGATGACGATGTGAAACTTCTGGGGGTCGAAGCCGGAGGGCGTTCTTCCCGTCTCGGGGACCATGCGTCGACCCTCTGTTACGGTCGACCCGGCATTCTTCACGGTACCTACTCCTACGTTTTGCAAGACGAAGACGGCCAAACTGCGGACGTGCACTCAATTTCCGCCGGTTTGGACTATCCGGGCGTGGGACCCGAACACAGTTATTGGAAAGAGACGGGGCGTGTTACCTACACCAACGTGAGCGATCGCCAGGCTTTGGAAGCGTTCCAGACCTTGGCGCGATTGGAGGGCATCCTTCCCGCCCTCGAAAGTGCCCATGCCCTGGCCAAGGCCATGGAGCTGGCCCCAACATTGGGTCGGGACCAGGTGATCGTCGTCTGCCTTTCCGGAAGAGGAGACAAAGATACCCAGGAGGTGGCGAGACTGCTGGGGCATGATTTCGCATAG
- the trpA gene encoding tryptophan synthase subunit alpha has translation MSAVSTVFQQLRQHGKKALMPFLTAGDPNLEFTEEVIQLLSEEGCALLELGFPYSDPIADGPVIQASYTRALRSGVKVDAVFDTVARVVPKVATPIVGMVSYAIVLRRGLQRFVEAARSSGLAGLIVPDLPVEESSELRAVCDEADLDLIQLITPTTPRPRAIEIAQKSRGFIYYVSVAGITGERSELPATVVENVAWLRQQTDLPICVGFGVSRPEHARMVAQVADGVIVGSAFVRRISEAATRPKEEVLRELQQFARSLLSALDTAPQSLSQRD, from the coding sequence ATGTCGGCTGTTTCTACCGTTTTTCAACAACTCCGCCAGCATGGCAAAAAAGCCCTGATGCCGTTTCTTACGGCGGGCGATCCCAATCTGGAGTTTACCGAGGAGGTCATTCAACTGCTTTCCGAGGAAGGTTGCGCGCTGCTGGAATTGGGATTCCCGTACAGCGATCCCATCGCGGATGGCCCGGTTATTCAGGCATCTTATACCCGCGCACTGCGGAGTGGGGTCAAGGTGGACGCGGTGTTTGACACTGTCGCCCGGGTTGTACCGAAGGTTGCTACTCCGATCGTGGGAATGGTGAGTTATGCCATCGTTCTCCGACGCGGACTTCAGAGGTTCGTCGAGGCTGCGCGGTCATCCGGTCTGGCAGGACTCATCGTCCCCGATCTGCCGGTTGAAGAGTCCAGCGAGCTTCGCGCGGTGTGCGATGAAGCGGATTTGGATTTGATCCAATTGATTACTCCCACCACGCCGCGGCCTCGGGCGATCGAAATCGCCCAAAAAAGCCGGGGATTCATTTACTATGTGTCCGTGGCCGGGATTACCGGTGAACGCTCTGAGCTACCAGCCACCGTGGTGGAAAATGTGGCCTGGTTACGGCAGCAGACCGATCTACCGATCTGTGTGGGATTTGGCGTCAGTCGGCCGGAACATGCCCGAATGGTGGCACAGGTCGCCGATGGGGTCATCGTAGGATCGGCTTTTGTTCGGCGCATTTCCGAAGCTGCTACGCGGCCAAAAGAGGAAGTCCTTCGCGAACTCCAGCAATTCGCCAGGAGTCTCCTTTCTGCACTGGATACAGCACCCCAGTCTTTGTCGCAACGTGATTGA
- a CDS encoding argininosuccinate synthase, with protein MASCVLAYSGGLDTSVILSWLVERGYDVHAVYVDLGQPCEDRGAILEKAKRIGAKSARLVDAKEELCRDFAFPVMQWDARYEGVYLLGTSIARPLIAKVCLQVAREVGADTFAHGATGKGNDQCRFQLAAEALQPGIKVLAPWRLAEFREKFPGRKEMIAYCEQKGIPVKATAAKPYSSDENCLHISYEAGRLEDLSVNGVELVEFGMTTPPQRAPDRVEKVTIAFESGVPTRVNGESLSAYEIVNRLNQIGGRNGVGLVDMVENRFVGMKSRGVYEAPGMTLLYFAHRQIEQLTLDRDVMHLRDRLAPEVAELVYYGFWYSAKMDAFLAMIREIQKPVTGEVTLGLYKGNIFVDRRTSPNSLYDEGIATMEAGGDYNQSDAEGFLRIQGLPLRVQARVRPRTY; from the coding sequence ATGGCAAGTTGCGTGCTGGCTTATTCCGGAGGATTGGATACCTCAGTCATTCTGAGTTGGTTGGTTGAGAGGGGCTACGATGTCCACGCGGTCTATGTGGATCTGGGGCAACCGTGTGAGGACCGTGGGGCCATCCTGGAGAAAGCTAAAAGAATCGGAGCCAAATCTGCCCGGCTGGTGGACGCCAAAGAAGAGTTGTGCCGGGATTTCGCTTTTCCGGTCATGCAGTGGGACGCCCGGTATGAAGGTGTCTACTTGCTGGGTACGTCCATAGCGAGGCCTCTTATTGCCAAGGTCTGTCTTCAGGTTGCCCGGGAGGTTGGTGCCGATACTTTTGCCCATGGTGCAACCGGTAAGGGTAACGATCAGTGTCGCTTCCAGCTTGCCGCGGAAGCCCTCCAGCCCGGGATCAAGGTCCTGGCTCCGTGGCGCCTGGCAGAGTTCCGTGAGAAATTCCCCGGGCGGAAGGAAATGATCGCATATTGCGAACAAAAGGGAATTCCCGTCAAGGCAACGGCCGCGAAGCCGTACAGCTCGGACGAAAACTGCCTTCATATCAGTTATGAGGCCGGACGTCTGGAAGATCTTTCTGTCAACGGCGTGGAGTTGGTTGAATTTGGAATGACCACGCCACCGCAGAGGGCGCCTGACCGTGTGGAAAAAGTCACCATTGCGTTTGAATCAGGCGTTCCCACCCGGGTAAATGGCGAGAGTCTCAGCGCCTATGAAATTGTTAACCGACTGAACCAGATTGGCGGTCGGAATGGCGTCGGGCTGGTGGACATGGTGGAGAATCGCTTTGTGGGGATGAAGAGCAGGGGCGTTTATGAAGCACCAGGAATGACACTCCTGTACTTCGCCCATCGGCAAATCGAACAATTGACGCTTGATCGAGATGTGATGCACTTGCGGGACCGACTGGCTCCGGAGGTAGCGGAACTCGTTTATTATGGCTTCTGGTATTCCGCCAAAATGGATGCCTTTCTCGCGATGATCCGCGAAATTCAGAAGCCGGTGACTGGGGAGGTGACACTCGGCTTGTATAAAGGAAATATCTTCGTGGATCGCCGGACCAGTCCCAACAGCCTTTACGATGAAGGCATTGCCACAATGGAAGCGGGCGGAGATTACAACCAGAGCGACGCGGAAGGATTTCTGCGGATCCAGGGCCTTCCTCTGCGTGTGCAAGCGCGGGTACGACCGAGAACCTATTGA
- a CDS encoding C25 family cysteine peptidase, whose protein sequence is MTIQRRSILSAGLWYWNDRLPAADCPARPLSSLLPLLASWGVKKHNSRRPRRSGRRRSFEMLEARDLFSVSPLTDTLLPLTNFGSQSSATSRAVALSWSGFESTTNGTIARLRATFQGDPQIRQLGAGVMVSLDGTDLWLATGDPVLPVTSVLLALPAGTELVAVEPILTSQIDVIGHGLPPVVAPNPVPFDSVEDAHLDWTQVLDRSLSASEIVHFSNYIWGGYRLATVSISPIIYDHSSGELAFVRQIELNLTLTPTADDLPVNPLLASQVAGFVANPEVLQTYSTATASPPVDPYEYVVVTSAALAREFEPLVQEKIARGLTARIVTTEWIAENYRGTENGDLADRIRQFLSDAYFNHGTRWVLLGGDAEVVPARGVYVAVGNTVETALATDMYYACLDGPWNRDGDNLWGERTDGLNGGDIDLVPELFVGRAPVSNATEARNFVAKTLLYATTPHPNATTALLLGEKLDSITQGSISNEIIRQQTIPSDWNVQTLYDSDTQAWTTAQIVAALNSSPNIVHHLGHANSTYVARMTVSQVAALSNAFPYFMYSQGCDAGAFDTRDVAIAEGHVVAPHGAVAVVMNTRYGWYVPGNTPGGSHDYALAFFDAIFNEHKVRLGEALVDSKLDNLFRLSAGGAYRWIHFTSTLFGDPELALQTGDWVPPQRALISGIVFEDQNRDRQRDPSERGMSNQLVYLDLNGDGRWNHGSTTFTQNSSVPLQDNGTIISQLQVSGVGRVHNLTVSINISHTYVADLRITLISPTGKRVTLVANAGGSGDNFTDTVFDDSASRSILEAAAPFTGTFRPVDPLGLLKDDLADGTWSLEVSDTAPWDTGVLNRWSLTFSYEEPYTVTDSNGAYIFSGLAAGDYTVRCARAASAWPVSADPGVTVSLTPGEQRTDVNLAISNIPSTSVDLGEITLQSILVDTSRPQLYRLIATHDGLLSMVVPDSISSSTARVSLYNAQGETIGSHPLSADPQRFDWTVLAGGEYYLLLDGLQGEIRLINLVGIHPGSVTIFGTSGDDQINLSLQHGLVVSVNGVQYDLTNEFTGSGGALSITANGLEGNDSLTLVLNDSDWYLRGEPGGIRATSGSIAVSASGVELVQVCAGKGNNTAELSDSPGDDVFVCQPGFAQLRGPGFEINVENFSIVHAYSRAGGDDVAHLSDSMGDDRFVARPDYSVMSGSGFYHRVKGFRYVHAYSRNGGNDSAQLFGSTNSDILTGTPDWVSIRRDGYFARAKFFKTVEVVGNGGTDVAQLSGSSQQDRLVAGPRWLSLSMNEKLITIRGIPQIIVNGGSGWDITELTDSAGDDRLRSWSGKTLFSGPGFNMILTSFEEVTARSVNGGADAAELWDSSGDDTFVSSPQVSRMVGPGFRHTVEGFRYVHGYATAGYDTAYLSGGLSATAWTLRDRQAIAADVNTYRRAKAFDAVFIEGGNSNQDEARLFDTPGNDYLKVIGNELTFVTSDWNVTLRNVPYVKAYGSTGTNLIARTAIDVVLTLFGSWV, encoded by the coding sequence ATGACTATTCAACGACGCTCTATTCTCTCGGCTGGGTTGTGGTACTGGAACGACCGCCTCCCCGCTGCTGACTGTCCCGCACGGCCTTTGTCAAGCCTTTTACCGCTACTGGCTAGCTGGGGCGTGAAGAAGCACAATTCTCGGCGCCCGCGACGATCTGGTCGGCGTCGCTCTTTCGAAATGCTCGAAGCCCGCGATCTCTTCTCCGTCAGTCCCCTGACGGACACACTCCTGCCCCTGACAAATTTTGGCAGCCAGTCCAGCGCGACAAGTCGGGCGGTAGCACTGTCATGGTCCGGTTTCGAGTCCACCACCAACGGCACAATCGCACGCCTCCGTGCGACGTTTCAGGGGGACCCGCAAATCCGGCAGTTAGGTGCCGGAGTCATGGTCTCACTCGACGGCACGGATCTCTGGCTGGCAACAGGCGATCCGGTTCTCCCCGTGACATCGGTGCTGTTGGCGCTTCCTGCAGGCACGGAGCTTGTCGCCGTCGAGCCGATTCTCACAAGTCAAATCGACGTCATTGGCCACGGGCTACCTCCGGTCGTGGCGCCCAACCCCGTGCCCTTCGACTCGGTGGAGGACGCCCATCTCGATTGGACCCAGGTTTTGGACCGCTCTCTGAGCGCGTCAGAGATTGTCCATTTCTCCAACTACATCTGGGGTGGATATCGTCTTGCCACGGTTTCCATCTCGCCGATCATTTACGACCACTCTTCCGGAGAGCTGGCGTTTGTTCGGCAAATCGAGCTTAACCTTACCCTCACTCCCACCGCCGACGACTTACCCGTGAATCCGCTGCTTGCGAGTCAGGTGGCGGGCTTTGTTGCTAATCCAGAGGTCCTGCAAACATATTCGACCGCCACGGCCTCCCCGCCGGTTGACCCCTATGAGTACGTGGTTGTCACCAGCGCGGCACTCGCGAGGGAATTCGAACCGCTGGTCCAGGAAAAAATTGCCCGCGGTCTCACCGCGCGCATCGTGACCACCGAATGGATAGCCGAAAACTACCGTGGGACGGAAAACGGAGACCTTGCCGACCGCATTCGTCAGTTCCTGTCGGACGCCTATTTCAACCACGGTACACGGTGGGTCCTGCTCGGAGGTGACGCCGAGGTCGTGCCGGCGCGCGGTGTGTATGTCGCTGTAGGCAACACGGTTGAAACAGCGCTTGCCACAGACATGTATTACGCCTGTCTGGATGGGCCATGGAACCGGGACGGCGACAACTTGTGGGGAGAACGAACAGATGGACTCAACGGTGGGGACATCGACCTGGTTCCGGAACTCTTCGTCGGCAGGGCACCGGTGAGCAACGCCACAGAGGCCCGAAATTTCGTTGCCAAAACGCTCTTGTACGCAACGACGCCGCATCCCAATGCCACAACGGCCCTGCTCTTGGGCGAAAAACTTGATAGCATCACTCAGGGGTCGATTTCAAACGAAATTATCCGGCAACAGACAATTCCCTCAGACTGGAATGTGCAAACCCTCTATGATTCGGACACTCAAGCCTGGACCACGGCCCAGATTGTGGCCGCGTTAAACTCCTCGCCGAATATCGTCCACCATCTAGGTCACGCCAATTCCACCTATGTCGCACGAATGACCGTATCTCAGGTAGCCGCACTGAGCAACGCCTTTCCCTATTTCATGTATTCGCAGGGGTGTGATGCCGGCGCTTTCGACACTCGCGACGTGGCCATTGCCGAAGGGCACGTTGTCGCGCCGCATGGCGCTGTGGCAGTCGTCATGAACACCCGATATGGATGGTACGTGCCTGGCAACACGCCCGGTGGCAGCCACGACTACGCCCTGGCCTTTTTCGATGCGATATTCAATGAGCATAAAGTACGACTCGGTGAAGCACTGGTTGATTCCAAACTCGACAACCTCTTCCGTTTAAGCGCCGGCGGTGCCTATCGGTGGATCCACTTCACGTCCACATTGTTTGGTGATCCTGAGCTTGCCCTCCAAACGGGAGATTGGGTCCCTCCCCAGCGAGCCCTCATAAGCGGTATCGTGTTTGAAGATCAAAACCGAGACAGACAACGGGATCCGAGCGAACGTGGAATGTCCAACCAGCTCGTGTATCTCGATTTGAATGGCGACGGCCGCTGGAATCACGGTTCAACGACTTTTACCCAAAATTCATCGGTCCCTCTTCAAGACAACGGAACCATCATTTCTCAGTTGCAGGTCTCCGGTGTAGGACGAGTTCACAATCTTACTGTTTCCATCAATATTTCGCATACCTACGTTGCCGATTTGCGGATCACGCTCATAAGCCCCACGGGAAAACGCGTCACGCTCGTCGCCAATGCGGGTGGTTCGGGAGATAACTTCACTGACACCGTATTTGATGACTCTGCGTCACGGTCCATTCTGGAAGCCGCTGCCCCCTTTACAGGTACTTTTCGTCCTGTCGATCCCCTGGGACTTCTCAAAGACGATCTTGCAGACGGGACGTGGTCCCTGGAAGTATCCGACACCGCGCCCTGGGACACGGGCGTGCTCAACCGCTGGTCGCTGACGTTTTCTTATGAAGAACCGTACACCGTTACAGATTCTAACGGTGCGTATATCTTCAGTGGCCTTGCTGCCGGCGACTACACCGTGCGCTGCGCAAGGGCCGCCTCGGCGTGGCCGGTTTCTGCCGATCCCGGGGTAACGGTTTCACTCACCCCAGGGGAACAGCGCACGGACGTCAATCTGGCCATTTCAAATATTCCCTCGACCTCGGTTGACCTGGGCGAAATCACGCTACAATCAATTCTCGTCGATACCTCCCGGCCCCAGCTCTACCGACTGATAGCCACACACGATGGCCTGCTCTCGATGGTGGTGCCCGACTCAATATCGTCCTCTACCGCACGTGTTTCGCTGTACAACGCGCAGGGCGAAACGATTGGTAGTCACCCACTCTCAGCAGACCCACAAAGATTTGACTGGACTGTGCTGGCCGGAGGGGAGTATTACCTCCTTCTCGACGGTCTCCAGGGTGAAATCCGTCTGATCAACTTGGTTGGAATTCATCCCGGAAGCGTCACGATTTTCGGCACCTCGGGCGATGATCAAATAAATCTGTCTCTTCAGCACGGGCTGGTAGTGTCGGTAAACGGCGTCCAATATGACCTCACGAATGAATTCACTGGTAGCGGCGGCGCCCTGAGTATCACCGCAAATGGTTTGGAAGGTAACGACAGCCTCACGCTGGTCCTGAACGACAGTGATTGGTATCTCCGGGGTGAACCAGGTGGAATTCGGGCCACAAGTGGATCAATCGCGGTATCCGCCTCGGGGGTCGAACTCGTACAGGTATGTGCCGGTAAAGGGAACAATACGGCCGAATTGAGCGACTCTCCCGGTGACGATGTATTTGTGTGTCAACCCGGTTTTGCCCAATTGCGCGGTCCGGGATTTGAAATCAACGTGGAAAATTTTTCCATCGTGCACGCATACAGCCGCGCCGGTGGGGACGATGTCGCCCATCTGTCTGATTCCATGGGCGATGACCGCTTTGTGGCCCGCCCCGATTACTCCGTGATGTCAGGCTCCGGATTTTATCACCGCGTGAAAGGTTTCCGGTACGTACATGCATACAGCCGCAACGGCGGGAATGACTCGGCTCAACTCTTTGGGTCAACCAACTCCGACATTCTCACAGGCACGCCTGATTGGGTGAGCATTCGGAGAGACGGTTACTTTGCCCGGGCAAAATTTTTCAAGACGGTGGAAGTCGTCGGAAATGGCGGGACCGACGTGGCTCAACTGAGCGGGTCTTCTCAGCAAGACCGCCTCGTCGCCGGGCCGAGATGGTTGAGCCTGTCGATGAATGAAAAACTCATCACCATCCGCGGGATCCCCCAGATCATTGTGAATGGCGGATCCGGTTGGGATATCACAGAGCTCACAGACTCGGCGGGTGATGATCGGTTGCGTTCCTGGTCAGGCAAAACACTTTTTAGTGGTCCCGGCTTCAATATGATCTTGACCTCGTTCGAAGAGGTAACCGCCCGTTCTGTCAACGGTGGAGCGGATGCTGCTGAACTCTGGGACTCCAGCGGCGACGATACGTTCGTCAGTTCGCCGCAGGTATCACGGATGGTAGGACCGGGATTCCGTCACACGGTCGAAGGTTTTCGCTACGTCCACGGATACGCGACCGCCGGTTATGATACTGCCTATCTGTCAGGAGGGCTGTCTGCCACCGCCTGGACGCTTCGCGATCGGCAGGCAATTGCCGCGGATGTAAACACTTACCGGCGGGCAAAGGCCTTTGATGCAGTTTTTATCGAAGGGGGCAACTCGAACCAAGACGAGGCCCGGCTGTTTGATACTCCCGGTAACGACTATCTGAAGGTAATCGGTAACGAATTGACGTTTGTGACGTCGGACTGGAACGTGACGTTACGCAACGTCCCGTACGTGAAGGCCTACGGAAGCACCGGGACCAATCTCATCGCTCGGACTGCAATAGACGTGGTGCTGACCCTTTTTGGGTCCTGGGTCTGA
- a CDS encoding endonuclease III domain-containing protein translates to MGKDVSLYEIFQRLFERFGPQHWWPGETPFEVLVGAVLVQNTAWSNVEKAIERLREAGLTNPKALYSVPETELEELIRPAGYYRIKARRLRNLLRFCIERYGGSLERMFRTPLKELREELLSINGIGPETADSILLYAGNLPTFVVDAYTHRIFARHGWVDFDIDYHTLKDYFESQLEPDTALYNEFHALLVKLGKDYCHKKQPRCEECPLREYLPEGGPYEPV, encoded by the coding sequence ATGGGCAAGGACGTATCTCTCTATGAAATCTTCCAGCGGTTATTCGAGCGGTTTGGTCCCCAACATTGGTGGCCTGGGGAAACTCCCTTTGAGGTGCTTGTCGGAGCGGTGTTAGTCCAGAACACAGCCTGGTCCAACGTGGAGAAGGCCATTGAAAGACTACGAGAGGCGGGACTCACCAACCCGAAGGCTCTTTATTCTGTCCCGGAGACTGAGCTCGAAGAGTTGATTCGACCTGCCGGCTATTATCGCATTAAGGCTCGCCGGCTGCGAAACCTTTTGCGCTTTTGCATCGAACGTTATGGAGGTTCGCTGGAGCGGATGTTTCGCACACCTCTCAAGGAACTCCGCGAAGAGTTACTCTCCATCAACGGCATAGGCCCCGAGACTGCCGACTCAATCCTCCTTTACGCCGGAAATCTGCCGACGTTCGTGGTCGATGCCTACACACACCGCATATTTGCGCGGCATGGGTGGGTGGATTTCGACATCGACTATCACACTTTGAAGGATTATTTTGAAAGTCAACTGGAGCCGGATACAGCCCTCTATAATGAGTTTCACGCTCTGCTGGTAAAATTAGGAAAGGATTATTGCCACAAGAAGCAACCTCGATGTGAAGAGTGTCCGCTGCGAGAATATCTTCCCGAAGGCGGACCTTACGAGCCTGTCTGA
- a CDS encoding replication-associated recombination protein A has protein sequence MSLFEAEDQARRRDVQPLAARMRPRTLEEFVGQEHFLGEGKLLRRLIKANRLGSVIFYGPPGTGKTTLARLLATETKSVFRQISAVTAGVKELREIIEEAYRRLAATGQRTVLFIDEIHRFNRAQQEVLLPHVEEGVIVLVGATTENPFFSITSALISRSRVFEFQPLSPEHIKVLIRRALEDKERGLGQYEVIMDEDALDFLAHACDGDARRALSALEVGVLSSETFPLRFTRQLAEDSLQRKAAVYDRAGDAHYDTISAFIKSIRGSDPDAAIYWLAKMLESGEDVRFIARRLMILASEDIGNADPTALMLAVAAAHACEMVGLPECRLNLAQAAIYLALAPKSNAVIMAIDDAIEDIRSNRVLPVPMHLRDANYPGAKRLGHGAGYQYAHDFENGIAAQDYLGVAKTYYHPTDRGFEKELQARLEKIRAILQSAKSDASEPAHDKPRKGAVRGGKPSSKNVDSSS, from the coding sequence ATGTCCCTTTTCGAAGCAGAGGACCAGGCCCGACGACGTGATGTTCAACCGCTGGCTGCGCGAATGCGCCCGCGAACGCTGGAGGAATTCGTTGGTCAGGAACACTTTTTGGGGGAAGGCAAATTACTGCGGCGTCTCATCAAAGCCAACCGTCTGGGTTCGGTGATCTTTTACGGACCGCCGGGAACGGGCAAAACCACGCTGGCGCGACTCCTGGCCACGGAAACGAAAAGCGTTTTTCGACAAATCAGCGCGGTGACTGCCGGTGTCAAGGAACTCCGGGAGATTATCGAGGAAGCATACCGGCGCCTGGCAGCCACGGGACAGAGAACCGTCTTGTTCATCGACGAGATTCACCGGTTCAATCGGGCACAGCAGGAGGTGCTTCTTCCTCACGTGGAGGAAGGTGTCATTGTTTTGGTGGGTGCAACCACAGAGAACCCTTTTTTCAGCATCACGAGCGCCCTCATCAGCCGGAGCCGGGTTTTCGAGTTTCAGCCGCTTTCCCCCGAACATATCAAGGTTCTCATTCGCCGTGCTTTGGAAGACAAGGAACGTGGGCTCGGGCAGTACGAAGTGATCATGGACGAGGATGCTCTGGACTTTCTGGCGCACGCCTGCGACGGCGATGCTCGGCGTGCCCTGTCGGCCCTCGAAGTAGGCGTGCTCTCTTCGGAAACGTTTCCTCTACGGTTCACGCGGCAACTGGCAGAGGATTCTCTGCAGCGGAAGGCAGCCGTTTACGACCGCGCCGGGGACGCCCATTACGACACCATCAGTGCGTTTATCAAGAGCATTCGAGGAAGCGATCCCGACGCAGCGATTTACTGGCTTGCCAAGATGCTGGAGTCCGGGGAAGACGTGCGATTCATCGCGCGTCGCCTGATGATCCTGGCCAGTGAAGACATCGGCAACGCCGATCCTACGGCCCTGATGCTTGCCGTTGCGGCGGCCCACGCCTGTGAAATGGTCGGTCTGCCCGAATGCCGCTTAAATTTGGCTCAGGCAGCGATTTATCTTGCCTTGGCGCCGAAATCGAATGCCGTCATTATGGCAATCGACGACGCAATAGAGGACATCCGCTCGAATCGAGTCCTGCCGGTCCCCATGCACCTTCGAGACGCAAACTACCCCGGCGCGAAGCGACTGGGCCACGGTGCCGGGTATCAATACGCCCACGACTTTGAGAACGGGATCGCAGCTCAAGACTATCTGGGAGTGGCAAAAACCTACTACCACCCCACCGATCGAGGGTTTGAAAAAGAGCTCCAAGCACGCTTAGAAAAAATCCGGGCCATCCTGCAGTCCGCCAAATCGGACGCTTCAGAACCCGCGCACGACAAGCCCCGAAAAGGGGCAGTCCGCGGAGGCAAGCCATCTTCCAAGAATGTTGATTCTTCCTCATGA
- a CDS encoding DUF2231 domain-containing protein, giving the protein MFAVNLGLTLPPLPPVDIPWPGMHVLVVHFPIALLLVAPVFVLLGLIFAPRWQGFAISAVLLLALGTAGTFVAAATGLAARDIVEEGPDEMFEVMEEHEEYGLLTRNIYLGVTIAYAIFVLLTLTVSSIGKAVVRIPISLVFLVAMAVAGLYLAHTAHLGGILVHQYGVKAKLTETRERAEDKKQRANTEIKDQASQPADEQDRAARSPKDTEETESSEPQAQLQSEKSARPASAETPSTQESSPAESESKQEKE; this is encoded by the coding sequence ATGTTCGCGGTAAATCTCGGTTTAACTCTTCCTCCTCTGCCACCCGTGGATATTCCCTGGCCCGGAATGCACGTCTTGGTGGTCCACTTTCCCATCGCACTCCTGCTGGTGGCCCCAGTATTCGTCCTCCTCGGACTGATCTTCGCTCCGCGCTGGCAGGGATTCGCAATTTCGGCCGTGTTGTTGCTTGCCCTGGGCACAGCGGGAACCTTCGTGGCGGCGGCCACTGGGCTGGCCGCGCGGGATATCGTCGAGGAAGGTCCTGACGAAATGTTCGAGGTGATGGAAGAACACGAAGAATACGGCCTGCTTACACGGAACATATACCTCGGCGTGACGATTGCCTACGCAATCTTTGTGCTCCTCACCTTGACAGTATCGTCCATCGGCAAGGCAGTCGTCCGCATCCCGATTTCGCTGGTTTTTTTAGTGGCCATGGCAGTGGCTGGCTTGTATCTTGCTCACACAGCCCACCTTGGCGGCATATTGGTCCATCAGTATGGCGTCAAGGCGAAACTAACTGAAACGCGAGAACGTGCGGAAGATAAAAAACAGCGTGCGAATACGGAAATCAAAGATCAAGCCTCACAACCTGCCGACGAGCAGGATCGAGCCGCCAGATCCCCGAAAGACACGGAAGAAACCGAATCTTCAGAACCTCAAGCTCAATTACAATCTGAGAAGTCGGCCCGGCCAGCCTCAGCCGAGACGCCCTCCACCCAAGAATCCTCCCCTGCCGAGTCCGAATCAAAACAAGAGAAAGAGTGA